One genomic region from Amaranthus tricolor cultivar Red isolate AtriRed21 chromosome 12, ASM2621246v1, whole genome shotgun sequence encodes:
- the LOC130796694 gene encoding autophagy-related protein 18h-like → MKNPQTKGINKTNGFTRNSFKFISSCIKTVSSGVRSASASVAASISTDSHDIKDQVLWACFDKIELSSSDFKRVLLIGYTNGFQVLDVDNAYIVTELVSKRDGPCTFLQIQPFPAKSEGCEGFRASHPLLLVAAGDETMGPDPTQRRDGLVRDGYVESQTGNLVYSPTAVRFYSIRSHNYVHVLRFRSAVYTIRCSPRIVAVGLASQIYCFDALTLENKFSVLTYPVPQLAIPGTVGINVGYGPMAVGPRWLAYPSNNPLLTNTGRLSPQNLTPSPGVSPSTSPSNGTLVARYAMESSKQLAAGLINIGDKGYKTFSKYCHELLPDGSSSPVTNSGWRVNKASSYSPEADTAGMVIVEDFVSRAVIAQFRAHTSPVSALCFDPSGTLLVTASIHGNNINIFRIMPSHSKNGAGCQSYNWTSSHVHLYKLHRGFTSAVIQDICISQYSQWVAIVSSKGTCHIYVLSPFGGECGLQIQNSHIDGPTLVPGLSLPWWSNSSHTTYQQSLSALPPPTVTLSVVSRIRTGNSGWLNTVSSAASSAAGMGSVQTSAVSAVFHYSMPNGSAPARSNFLEHLLVYSPCGRLIQYGLVPCMVEVTGDTASRTGTGSLVQLQDEDLKVKSEIIHWWDACRRADWPEREECIKGIVFGGKDMSPMVLEASETEDNDNVAKEEKLHEQSTLYLSNAEVQMNCGRIPTWQNSKIHFFAMNSVVRDSQNGFVDVLGGEVEIERISHLEIEMNRKDLLPVFEYFHQVKPDWNNRETYPISGSEARLAEDMYLSQPVVHPQPVRNTHTGSFAPASEMDSAKSYLELTQDQMAKNRIKVPSTFSPSLLTQNSIRTDTSSMEISPPENSCLVNSPSPVQNGLISAKTANLTEVQSSSSVGGSEASNISSNRSDFSMNVADESSVQDSLDFGGYYQEEYCKAATLDEGHEVITDVDSSSSPREKAKSEEDGENDELLGGIFAFSEEG, encoded by the exons GTTCTATGGGCTTGCTTTGACAAGATAGAACTCAGTTCATCTGACTTCAAACGTGTCTTGTTGATTGGTTACACCAATGGTTTTCAAGTACTTGATGTGGATAATGCCTATATTGTCACTGAGTTGGTTTCAAAGCGTGATGGCCCTTGTACATTTTTGCAAATTCAACCGTTTCCTGCAAAGTCTGAAGGTTGTGAAGGATTTAGGGCATCCCACCCTTTACTTCTGGTTGCTGCAGGAGATGAAACTATGGGTCCAGATCCCACTCAGAGGAGAGATGGGCTAGTTAGAGATGGCTATGTTGAATCACAAACAGGGAATTTGGTCTATTCTCCGACCGCTGTTCGTTTTTATTCGATTAGATCTCACAACTATGTTCATGTTCTCAGGTTCCGTTCTGCTGTCTATACAATTAGATGCAGTCCTCGCATTGTCGCTGTTGGACTTGCTTCACAG ATATATTGCTTTGATGCGCTCACGCTTGAGAATAAATTCAGTGTCTTAACCTACCCAGTCCCTCAATTGGCTATCCCGGGAACGGTCGGTATCAATGTTGGTTATGGTCCCATGGCTGTTGGTCCTAGGTGGTTAGCGTATCCGTCTAATAACCCCTTATTGACTAACACAGGGCGCTTAAGTCCTCAAAATCTTACTCCTTCTCCTGGTGTAAGCCCTTCTACTTCTCCTAGCAATGGGACTTTGGTGGCTAGGTACGCTATGGAATCAAGCAAGCAGTTGGCTGCAGGGCTGATTAATATCGGTGACAAGGGATACAAAACATTCTCCAAGTACTGTCATGAACTTCTTCCTGATGGTTCCAGTTCTCCTGTAACTAATTCTGGCTGGAGAGTCAACAAGGCTTCATCTTATTCACCTGAGGCAGATACTGCTGGGATG GTGATTGTTGAAGATTTTGTTTCTAGAGCTGTTATAGCACAGTTTCGGGCTCATACAAGTCCAGTTTCTGCTCTTTGTTTTGACCCAAGTGGTACTCTTCTGGTGACTGCATCAATACATGGTAATAACATTAACATCTTCCGAATTATGCCGTCCCACTCAAAGAATGGAGCAGGTTGTCAGAGCTACAACTGGACTTCATCTCATGTGCATCTATACAAGCTTCATCGTGGATTTACTTCGGCA GTTATTCAAGATATTTGTATCAGTCAATATAGCCAATGGGTAGCTATAGTTTCTTCTAAAGGAACGTGCCACATATATGTTCTCTCTCCTTTTGGTGGGGAGTGTGGActtcaaattcaaaattctCACATTGATGGGCCAACGCTTGTGCCTGGATTATCTTTACCATGGTGGTCTAATTCGTCTCATACTACTTATCAGCAGTCTCTTTCAGCACTTCCTCCTCCTACGGTTACTCTCTCTGTGGTTAGTAGAATAAGAACAGGCAACTCTGGGTGGCTGAACACTGTCAGCAGTGCTGCATCTTCCGCAGCCGGAATGGGGTCTGTGCAAACTTCTGCGGTCTCAGCTGTTTTCCACTACTCAATGCCTAATGGCTCAGCGCCTGCACGCTCAAACTTCTTGGAGCACCTTTTGGTTTACTCTCCTTGCGGCCGTCTTATCCAATATGGACTTGTCCCGTGTATGGTTGAGGTAACAGGTGATACTGCTTCAAGAACCGGAACAGGCTCGCTGGTACAGTTACAAGATGAGGATTTAAAGGTGAAATCTGAAATTATACATTGGTGGGATGCTTGCCGAAGAGCAGATTGGCCAGAAAGAGAGGAATGCATCAAGGGGATAGTTTTTGGCGGAAAGGATATGTCTCCAATGGTCTTGGAAGCTTCTGAAACTGAAGATAATGATAATGTTGCAAAGGAAGAGAAGCTGCATGAACAATCCACCTTGTATCTATCAAATGCGGAAGTGCAGATGAATTGCGGAAGAATTCCGACATGGCAAAATTCCAAG ATACATTTTTTTGCTATGAATTCTGTGGTGCGGGATAGTCAGAATGGTTTTGTTGATGTTCTTGGTGGAGAAGTTGAAATTGAGAGGATCTCGCATCTCGAGATTGAAATGAACAGGAAGGATTTGTTACCTGTATTTGAGTACTTTCACCAAGTGAAGCCTGATTGGAACAACAG GGAAACATATCCAATTTCCGGGTCTGAAGCACGTTTGGCTGAAGACATGTACCTATCTCAACCCGTGGTCCATCCTCAACCTGTACGGAACACACATACTG GATCCTTTGCACCAGCTTCAGAAATGGATTCGGCCAAGTCTTATCTGGAACTTACCCAAGATCAGATGGCTAAAAACAGGATAAAAGTTCCTTCTACTTTTTCTCCGTCTTTACTGACCCAAAACTCAATAAGAACCGACACTTCCTCCATGGAAATTTCTCCACCAGAAAACAGTTGCCTTGTAAATAGTCCTTCCCCTGTACAAAATGGATTAATTTCAGCTAAAACAGCTAATTTAACGGAGGTCCAATCGTCCAGCAGTGTTGGAGGCAGTGAAGCTTCAAATATTAGCTCTAACCGTTCTGATTTTAGTATGAACGTGGCCGATGAGAGCTCTGTCCAAGATTCGCTAGATTTTGGGGGTTACTACCAAGAGGAATATTGTAAAGCTGCAACCCTTGATGAAGGTCATGAAGTTATAACTGACGTAGATAGCAGCAGCAGCCCCCGCGAGAAAGCAAAGTCCGAAGAGGATGGCGAGAATGATGAATTGCTTGGAGGTATTTTTGCTTTTTCTGAAGAAG GATGA
- the LOC130797163 gene encoding uncharacterized protein LOC130797163 — translation MAIKKRNQKKQKQPNKADKAGTSQNPHPPIIFEIDDGKDQVINSLSMTVQSLDNELKGSQSQVQALHAQIEEMKKENGKVEKDRDEIKSEKDRLIGLISELSVNLEEISKFNPVIGESVSKENDSDKKLDELNLKVDEKLQGFDMDLSRLMDEIHGLKNTQICL, via the coding sequence ATGGCCATAAAGAAACGAAAccaaaagaaacaaaaacaaccaaataaGGCCGATAAGGCGGGAACCAGTCAAAATCCGCACCCTCCTATAATTTTCGAAATAGATGATGGCAAAGATCAGGTAATAAATTCGCTTTCGATGACCGTTCAATCTTTGGATAATGAGTTGAAAGGGTCCCAATCACAAGTCCAAGCGTTACATGCCCAGATTGaagaaatgaagaaagaaaacgGGAAAGTTGAGAAAGACAGAGATGAGATAAAGAGTGAAAAAGATCGTCTAATTGGGCTGATTAGTGAACTGAGTGTTAATCTTGAGGAGATTAGTAAGTTTAACCCGGTAATCGGGGAATCGGTATCAAAAGAAAACGATTCTGATAAGAAATTGGATGAGTTGAATTTGAAAGTGGATGAAAAATTGCAAGGGTTTGATATGGATCTGAGTCGTTTAATGGATGAAATTCATGGGCTGAAAAATACACAAATATGTCTGTAA
- the LOC130796814 gene encoding histidine-containing phosphotransfer protein 1-like has product MSSSASVLQKELVDYTATLFDQGILNDQFTQLQLLQDETNPEFVVEVVNLFFQDSQRLLHILSQSLEVENVDFKKLDTHVHQLKGSSSSIGAQGVLNACIAFRRCCDENNIQGCLNCLQQVRNEYVLLKSKLETLLQMEQQIAAAGGSIPRASGDIK; this is encoded by the exons ATGAGTAGTAGTGCTTCTGTATTGCAGAAAGAATTGGTTGATTATACTGCAACTTTATTTGATCAG GGAATTCTGAATGATCAGTTTACCCAACTTCAATTATTGCAAGATGAAACCAACCCAGAATTTGTTGTTGAAGTTGTCAACCTTTTCTTTCAAGACTCTCAAAGGCTCCTTCATATTTTGTCTCAATCatt AGAAGTAGAAAATGTGGATTTTAAGAAGCTTGACACTCATGTCCACCAATTAAAAGGAAGCAGTTCTAG CATTGGTGCACAAGGAGTGCTAAATGCATGTATTGCATTTCGAAGGTGTTGTGATGAGAACAACATTCAAGG GTGCTTAAACTGCTTGCAGCAAGTAAGGAATGAGTACGTCCTACTGAAGAGTAAACTGGAAACCTTGCTTCAG ATGGAGCAACAGATTGCAGCAGCTGGTGGGTCAATTCCAAGAGCATCCGGTgacataaaataa